CGACCTGTGGCTGCGCCCGGATCTGGCACCACGGGACCGAAGCCTGGTAACCGTCAGCGCACTGGTTACCGCCGGACAAGTGGCGCAAGTGCCTTATCATCTTAATCGGGCGATGGATAATGGTTTGACCCAGACTCAGGCCTCAGAGGTGTTGACGCAGTTGGCCTTTGTGGCTGGCTGGCCAAACATTTTCTCGGCATTACCCGTATTTAAAGAGGTATTTACAGGCAGAAATCACGCCTGACGGATAACAATTCGCAAAAGCCAGGGCCTGAACAGGTTGCTGGCTTTTTTCTCCCTGTCATCGCAGGTAGCTAATCCTGCCGGGGCATATTCAGGGATGTTTGTAATGGCGCAGCGCGTCAATGACGAGCTGGAAAGCTTTCGAATGATTTCTGTTTTCCGGGTAGTAAATGTAATAACCATCCCAGTAAGGACACCAGTCTTCAAGGACGCTAATCAGTTCGCCACGGGCGAGATGTTTCTCAGCGATATCACGGGGAACATGTGCCAGTCCGTATCCTTCTATGGCAGCCTGCAGATTTTGATAGATACGGCTAAACACAAGCTGACCGCTGACTTTGACGTTCAGGCTCTTACCCTCTTTTTCGAACTCCCAGACATACAAATTACCGTGGGTTGGAAACCGAAGATTGATGCAGTTGTGATCTATAAGATCGTTAGGATGCTGTGGGTAAGGATGACGGGAAAAATAGTCAGGAGAACCCACGACGGCAAAGCGCACATCCGGACCGATACGCACTGAGATCATGCCATTAGATATTTGCTCACCGAGCCGCGTTCCTGCATCAAAGCGACCGGAGACAATATCCGTCAGCGCATAGTCATCAATCAGCTCCAGCGTAATATCCGGGTATTCCTTGAGTAGCGGCTCAAGCTTGGGCCATATGACAGAACCGATCGCATAATCTGACGTTGATATACGTACCGTACCGGCGGCTTTACTGTTGAGATCCTTCAGTGACTGTAATCGTTCCTGGATCCTATCAATATGAGGGCCGAGGTCATCGAACATGGATTGCCCTATATCGGTCAACGAAATACTGCGCGTGGTGCGGGTCAGAAGTTTCATCCCCAGACGGGATTCGAGGGTTCGAATGGTATGGCTGAGGGCTGATTGTGAAACGCCTAAATACGCCGCTGCTTTGGTAAAGCTCTTTTCACGCGCGACGACTATAAACGCCATTAAATCATTAAGGTTTTCCCGTGCCAACCTGTGCCCCTTACTGTCAAAAGAGAGTGATGGGGTAGTGTAGCGTAATGCATAGAGAAGGGGCACATAATGGATGAGGAACTACTGCTTTTAGCCTGGTCGGTTTCAGGGGGCGTAATTTATGAAAATCGTGCATAAGACATATCAGATTTCGCGCCTTACTCATGTCTGTCTTTTTATTCTAGAATGATTATTCGGGTATGACAGAGGAATTCAATAGTGGATTATTCATTATTAAACAATAACCTAAAAATGCCGATGGTAGGTTTTGGTGTTTTTAAGGTAACAGATAAAGAAGAATGTAAACAGTCAGTATTGACTGCTATTCGTACTGGCTACCGCCTTATCGATACCGCAGCAGTTTACGGTAATGAAGATGCCGTTGGTGACGCAGTACGTGAGGCTATTGCCGAAGGGTTATGTAGCCGCGAAGAGCTATTTATTACCTCAAAACTGTGGGTACAGGACATGGCCAGTTACGATATGGCCAAAGCAGGGATTGAAGCGTCGTTAGAAAAATCAGGGCTGGAATATTTTGACCTTTATTTACTGCATCAGGCCATGCGTGATTATTTCAGCGCATGGCGTGCACTGGAGGATGCCTATGACGCCGGTAAGTTTAAGGCAATTGGAGTGTCCAATTTCTATGCTCATGTATTAACAAACTTCTGCGAAACCGTCAGAATTAAGCCTATGGTGAATCAAGTTGAATTACATCCTTATTTTGCTCAACCTGCTGCACTTGAAACCATGAAGTATTACAACGTTCAGCCGGAAGCATGGGCACCCTTAGGCGGTGGAAGACATAAGCCCTATGAAAATGAAATGCTGCAACAAATTGCTGATGCTCACAAAAAAACAATTGCTCAGGTTGTCCTGCGCTGGAATGTGCAGCGTGGTGTCACTGTCATCCCTAAATCCACCCGTCAGGAACGTATTGAAGAGAACTTCGCCATCTGGGATTTCTCATTGACTGAGAGCGAGATGGCGCAAATCAGCTCACTCGATTTAGGCTACGTTGGTGATGCCGTGAAACACTTTAATCCTGAATTTGTGCGGGGTTGTCTTGGTGTGAAGATTCACGATCGTTAGCGCTTTTTGAATCTGCGCCGGGTTATAATACATCAAACCGAATCACTTGTTCCGCGTATGACAACCATCTACGTGAAATGAAGAGTGAGCAGATGAAACCATTTGAGGTTGTTTACCTTAGTGATAACTTGCCTGGCCTGGGTTTAACCAAAGGGCAGCCCGGCGTGGTTTTAGATGTATATTATTCACCATCATTAGCATATGAAGTGGAATTTTGTGATGACGAAGGAAATACTATATTGAGTCTGGCTTTATCGCCAGAACAGTTAAAATCAGAGGTAAATTAACAGTCACGCAGTTATAAATTGTGCAACTTCTAACTGTTTAACAAACATATCCTGCTACCCGACGCGTTTTTTTATCCAGGCTTGCTACGGCGGGCCGTGAAAAGTTGCTCTGCTTTGGTTGCCTTGATAACAGACATCGTGATTGTCGGTTTAGAAAACAACTACGCCAGCCCAGGACGTTCGTATATATCAAACCGTATAAACACTTTGTGCCAGATCACCATTACTATTCCACTGCTTCTGCTCAGTTCCTGTATGGATTATACAGCGTAATAAAAAATCAATAAGCAAGAGGGGGCGATGCGCCCCCATTTATGGATTATGGATTATGGATTATGGATTAATGATTGCAGTCATATGTACTTTATTTGCCATCCTTGCCTCAATAATTTTGTATGACTTTCCGCCTTCATTCTGAGCCAATTGGTGAATCTTACTTTCCGTTTGCTCAAGTGTATCGCCGGTTGCCGTAATGGTTTTAGCGTATACGGAAAAGGGCAGGCAAAAACAAACCAGTAAAAGCGTAATAATGGTTTTCATGAGAATCACTCCTCAAAGAGTAGAGAATTAGATGACTGTTTTAAGCCAGGACTCAATATCCTGCGTCGGCAGATTATGTTGTGCATTCCAGGTTTCACTCATCGGCCACCACATCCCGTCTCCCCTGGCGAAGGCGGCGCGATAGCGGAGCATTTGATCCTCCGGATTTAAACGCAGTGCATCCAGCAGGGCGGGTAAAGTAAGTAGATTCCTGGAAAAAGTGTGTTTTGTTACGCGCTCTACGGTGTCCGCCAGCTTTCCATAGGAAGTCGTTTCCCCCGCGACAAAAATTACCTCATTAGTAATACGCGGTTGATGCAAATAAATGTCGGTGGTTAGTCGGCCAATATCTGCGGGTGACGTAACGGTAACCTGCGTTTCCCATCCCCCAAGCGCATTAATAGTTTTCTCAGATAAATTCACCACATCAAATGCAGGCTCGAAAAGAAAACTGGTAAACATGCCGGTTGAAACAATTACCCATTCCGTTTCGTTTTGTTGCCGGAGTAGCGTCCTGACGTCATACTGCTCATCCCAGACAGGTTGACCGCTTCCTTTGCCCACCACATCGTAATTTACGCCAAACTGCCAGGGGAAATATCGGTTAACGCCAGCCTTCAGCACCGCGCGGGTTATTTTTAACTGCGTCCCCGTACCCGCGACAAAACCCATGCAATTGATCACCGTATCAAAATTTACAAAGTGGTTTTTTAATGAATCAATCGTACTGGCAGCAACGTTGACAGGAATAAATTTAGCTCCCGCATCAGCCAGTTTTTGATGGATATGGGATACCAGCTTTCCCTGTTGATCCCAGGAGGCGGGCGACACAATAACGGAGACGGTGCCCTTGCGCTGTATGACTGCCGGGACCAAAGCGTCCAGCACGGCGGCCCCCAGTTGTCCCGCGCCCAGCACTAATACTTTTTCGCCGGTGTTAATGTTTTGTTCTTTCATCTTCATTCCTTACTTTGTTAAGCAGGTGTTTGCTACGTGTAGGATGAGTTTATGGCAATGTTTATCATTCGATAAGACGATGGCGACAGGTTAGACTGTTCGTAAAAATGGGATAATCAATGTGCTCAGTGACGGTGGGAATATGGATAAGCTGGAATCAATGCAGGTCTATATTAGCGTGGTGGACGCTCACAGCTTCGCCAGGGCAGCAGAAATGCTGGGACTGCCGCGTTCAACGGTATCGCGGGTCATTAAGGAGCTGGAAGCCTGGCTTGGGATTCAACTTCTTAAGCGTACCACCCGTAAACTCAGCGTGACCGCAGATGGTCAACGCTACTATGAAGAGTGCAAAAGAGTGCTGGCTGATATCGCGACGATGGAGTCTTCATTTCCCGGCAGAGCGGCCCAGCCCAAAGGCCGCTTTAAAGTGGGGATGCCCCAGTCTTTCGCCCGGCATTGCATTCTTCCTGGGCTTCCGGAATTTTTGCATCAGTACCCTGAGCTGGAATTAATGCTTTGTTCCAGCGATAGCGTGGAAGACATCATTCAGGAAGGATATGACTGTGTGATCCGCACCGGCAGGATTGACGATTCAACCACGCTGGTTGCACGTCCGCTGGCCAATTTTAAATGGGTGATCCTGGCATCACCGCACTATATTGATCTTTATGGCAGGCCGGAAAGCTTAGCGGATTTGAAACAGCATCGTGCGGTTGGCTACCTGAATCACCGTACCGGACGTACTACCGACTGGTTTTTTACGCTTGATGGAGAGGATGTTGCGCTTCGCATGAAGGAAACGCTGATTGTCGATGATACCGATGCCTATATTCAGGCCGGGGTACAAGGACTTGGGCTTGTTCGCATTGCCAGCTATCTGGCGGTGCCGTATTTGCAGAGTGGTGCATTGGTTTCCTGCATGGATAATTTCTCCTTTGATTTACCCCTTTCGCTGGTCTATCCGCAAAACAGATATCTTCCTCCCTCAGTACGCGTTTTCTATGACTGGTGCAGGGGGCTTTTGACCTCGCCGGAGCGATATCCATAAAGCAGATAGCCTGGCAACTCGGCTTGCCGTCTTCTTCCGCGTTTGTATAGCGCAACATCCTCATAAAAAACGAGCAACCCTAAGGCTGCTCGTACCAACACACGCTAAAAAACAGCGCCACTCACCCCGCAGCCACCTCCCGCAGATGCTTCTTCAGCTTGTGATATTCATCAATCACGTACTGTTCGGCGGCCTGCTGGTCGGCGATAGGCTCCACGCGCACGGCGCAATACTTATACTCCGGCGTTTTGGTCACCGGGCTGAGGTTCTCCGTCACCAGCTCGTTACAGGCGCCGATCCACCACTGGTAAGTCATATAGACCGCACCCACGTTTGGTCGATTGCTCACCTGTGCGCGGGTGATGACTTTGCCCTTACGCGACGTCACCCAGACCAGCGCCTCATCCTTAATACCCAGACGCGCCGCGTCAGCGGTATTGATTTGGGCATAGCCAGGCTCATCGGCCAGCGCCGCTAAGGCCGCACAGTTACCGGTCATGGAACGGCACGAGTAGTGGCCCACTTCTCGCACGGTGGAGAGCACCATGGGGTACTCTTCGGTGAGCTTATCAATGGGCGCGACCCAGTCGCAGGTATAGAGCTGCCCCAGCCCGTTCGGGGTGGAGAACGTCTCTTTGAACAGGTAATCCTGACCCTGATCTTCCTCTGACTCGTCCCGACACGGCCACTGGATGTAGCCCAGCTCGCCCATCTTCTCGTAGGTGGCACCGTAGAAATCCGGGCACAGATGGCGCAGCTCGTCCCAGATCTCCTGGGTGTTGCTGTAGTGCATCGGATAGCCCATGCGGGTGGAGATCTCGCTGATTATCTGCCAGTCCGTTTTCAGATCCCACTTCGGCTCCACCGCTTTAAAGAAGCGCTGAAAACCACGGTCGGCAGCGGTATAAACCCCTTCGTGCTCGCCCCAGGAGGTGGATGGCAGGATCACATCGGCGGCGGCGGCGGTTTTGGTCATGAAGATATCCTGCACGATGACCAGTTCCAGTTCGTCAAACGCCTTACGCACGGCGGAAAGTTCCGCGTCCGTTTGCAGCGGATCTTCGCCCATGATGTAGGCAGCATGCACTTCGCCGTGTGCCACCCGGTGGGGCAGCTCGCTGATGCGATACCCGTTGTGGGCGGGCAGAGACTCCACGCCCCAGGCTCTGGCAAACTTCGCCCGGTTCTCAGGATCGTTGATATACTGATAGCCTGGATAGGTATCCGGTAGTGCGCCCATGTCACATGCGCCCTGCACGTTATTCTGTCCCCGCACCGGGTTCACCCCCGCGTATGGCTTGCCGAGGTTACCGGTCAGCAGCGCCAGACTCGTCAGGGAACGCACGGTTTCCACACCCTGGTAGAACTGGGTTACGCCCATCCCCCAGAGGATCGCCGCATTTTCAGCCGCCGCGTACATGCGCGCCGCCTGGCGGATCTCAAAGGCGCTGACCCCGGTGATCGCCTCAACGGATTCTGGCGTATAGCCTTCAACGATCTTGCGGTACTCCTCAAACCCTTCCGTCCGCGCCGTTACAAATGCGCGGTCGTACAGTTGTTCTTCAATGATCACGTGCCCCATCGCATTCAGTAGTGCGATATTGGAGCCGTTTTTCAGCGCCAGGTGCATATCGGCAATGCGCGCGGTTTCAATTTTGCGCGGATCGCAGACGATAATTTTCGCTCCTTTGCGTTTGGCTTTAATCACCCGATTCGCCACTATGGGGTGCGAATCCGCCGGATTGTAGCCGAAGATAAAGACCATATCGGCATTTTCAATACCGACAATCGAGTTACTCATTGCGCCGTTACCGACCGACTGGTGCAGACCTGCAACCGATGGGC
The sequence above is a segment of the Mixta intestinalis genome. Coding sequences within it:
- a CDS encoding aldo/keto reductase gives rise to the protein MDYSLLNNNLKMPMVGFGVFKVTDKEECKQSVLTAIRTGYRLIDTAAVYGNEDAVGDAVREAIAEGLCSREELFITSKLWVQDMASYDMAKAGIEASLEKSGLEYFDLYLLHQAMRDYFSAWRALEDAYDAGKFKAIGVSNFYAHVLTNFCETVRIKPMVNQVELHPYFAQPAALETMKYYNVQPEAWAPLGGGRHKPYENEMLQQIADAHKKTIAQVVLRWNVQRGVTVIPKSTRQERIEENFAIWDFSLTESEMAQISSLDLGYVGDAVKHFNPEFVRGCLGVKIHDR
- the fdhF gene encoding formate dehydrogenase subunit alpha — encoded protein: MKKVVTVCPYCASGCKINLVVDNGKIVKAEAAQGKTNQGTLCLKGYYGWDFINDTKILTPRLKSPMIRRQRGGKLEAVSWDEALDYVATKLSAIKAKHGPDAIMTTGSSRGTGNETNYVMQKFARAVIGTNNIDCCARVUHGPSVAGLHQSVGNGAMSNSIVGIENADMVFIFGYNPADSHPIVANRVIKAKRKGAKIIVCDPRKIETARIADMHLALKNGSNIALLNAMGHVIIEEQLYDRAFVTARTEGFEEYRKIVEGYTPESVEAITGVSAFEIRQAARMYAAAENAAILWGMGVTQFYQGVETVRSLTSLALLTGNLGKPYAGVNPVRGQNNVQGACDMGALPDTYPGYQYINDPENRAKFARAWGVESLPAHNGYRISELPHRVAHGEVHAAYIMGEDPLQTDAELSAVRKAFDELELVIVQDIFMTKTAAAADVILPSTSWGEHEGVYTAADRGFQRFFKAVEPKWDLKTDWQIISEISTRMGYPMHYSNTQEIWDELRHLCPDFYGATYEKMGELGYIQWPCRDESEEDQGQDYLFKETFSTPNGLGQLYTCDWVAPIDKLTEEYPMVLSTVREVGHYSCRSMTGNCAALAALADEPGYAQINTADAARLGIKDEALVWVTSRKGKVITRAQVSNRPNVGAVYMTYQWWIGACNELVTENLSPVTKTPEYKYCAVRVEPIADQQAAEQYVIDEYHKLKKHLREVAAG
- a CDS encoding aromatic alcohol reductase — translated: MKEQNINTGEKVLVLGAGQLGAAVLDALVPAVIQRKGTVSVIVSPASWDQQGKLVSHIHQKLADAGAKFIPVNVAASTIDSLKNHFVNFDTVINCMGFVAGTGTQLKITRAVLKAGVNRYFPWQFGVNYDVVGKGSGQPVWDEQYDVRTLLRQQNETEWVIVSTGMFTSFLFEPAFDVVNLSEKTINALGGWETQVTVTSPADIGRLTTDIYLHQPRITNEVIFVAGETTSYGKLADTVERVTKHTFSRNLLTLPALLDALRLNPEDQMLRYRAAFARGDGMWWPMSETWNAQHNLPTQDIESWLKTVI
- a CDS encoding YdgH/BhsA/McbA-like domain containing protein, with amino-acid sequence MKTIITLLLVCFCLPFSVYAKTITATGDTLEQTESKIHQLAQNEGGKSYKIIEARMANKVHMTAIINP
- a CDS encoding LysR family transcriptional regulator, with protein sequence MDKLESMQVYISVVDAHSFARAAEMLGLPRSTVSRVIKELEAWLGIQLLKRTTRKLSVTADGQRYYEECKRVLADIATMESSFPGRAAQPKGRFKVGMPQSFARHCILPGLPEFLHQYPELELMLCSSDSVEDIIQEGYDCVIRTGRIDDSTTLVARPLANFKWVILASPHYIDLYGRPESLADLKQHRAVGYLNHRTGRTTDWFFTLDGEDVALRMKETLIVDDTDAYIQAGVQGLGLVRIASYLAVPYLQSGALVSCMDNFSFDLPLSLVYPQNRYLPPSVRVFYDWCRGLLTSPERYP
- a CDS encoding LysR family transcriptional regulator, yielding MARENLNDLMAFIVVAREKSFTKAAAYLGVSQSALSHTIRTLESRLGMKLLTRTTRSISLTDIGQSMFDDLGPHIDRIQERLQSLKDLNSKAAGTVRISTSDYAIGSVIWPKLEPLLKEYPDITLELIDDYALTDIVSGRFDAGTRLGEQISNGMISVRIGPDVRFAVVGSPDYFSRHPYPQHPNDLIDHNCINLRFPTHGNLYVWEFEKEGKSLNVKVSGQLVFSRIYQNLQAAIEGYGLAHVPRDIAEKHLARGELISVLEDWCPYWDGYYIYYPENRNHSKAFQLVIDALRHYKHP
- a CDS encoding DUF4926 domain-containing protein, producing MKPFEVVYLSDNLPGLGLTKGQPGVVLDVYYSPSLAYEVEFCDDEGNTILSLALSPEQLKSEVN